The following proteins are encoded in a genomic region of Nitrospira sp.:
- a CDS encoding sulfatase-like hydrolase/transferase: MTSTKRLNSIVLQVLLLVAALLMVTLPATGQDGPLKPNVVFMLADNLGYGDVSSYNGGIRGGMQTPNIDRLGSEGLRFTQFLVEPGCTPSRAGLLTGRYSIRVGLSLIIAPGGKNTLQPEEVTLGKIFKNVGYRTAYVGKWHLDAEAKSQPQNQGFDEWLVGFSGTTDIVRYMPSMVETRAPEALRKTLEYWIVEAKGSGEAKKLRPYDLEYRKQIEKDISAASVEYISRQAAARAPFFLMIGWTRPHFPNDVGTEFAGKSGLGKYGDSVIELDQRIGEVLGAIRFAGIEDNTIVVFVSDNGPTTTGGGMEELYVGDPGPFRGELGDAYEGSIRTVGMIKWPGKIAPRVSNEMFAIHDFLPTFAALLGAQVPTDRPIDGVDQHPFLLGKQAHSNREHLLTFIGDRLVAVRWRQWRIYPVEFLGSRTNPSTGGYLGTMRETAGYPQIYNIEADPKEQLNVGHLNGWVMAPYLRLVEQYRASLKKYPNPPAPNLTDIR, from the coding sequence ATGACATCGACGAAGAGACTCAACAGCATCGTTCTCCAAGTGCTTCTTTTGGTGGCAGCGCTCCTAATGGTCACCTTACCTGCTACAGGGCAGGATGGGCCGCTCAAGCCGAACGTGGTATTTATGCTTGCCGACAACCTCGGATACGGAGACGTGTCGTCATACAACGGCGGGATTCGCGGTGGAATGCAAACGCCCAATATTGATCGGTTGGGCTCGGAGGGCCTTCGGTTTACCCAGTTCCTGGTCGAGCCAGGCTGCACACCTAGCCGCGCAGGGTTACTGACAGGCCGCTATTCGATTCGTGTTGGTCTCTCACTCATCATCGCCCCGGGCGGCAAGAATACACTGCAACCAGAGGAGGTGACTCTGGGTAAGATTTTTAAGAATGTCGGGTATCGCACGGCTTATGTCGGAAAGTGGCACCTTGATGCCGAGGCCAAGAGTCAACCCCAGAATCAAGGGTTCGACGAATGGCTCGTCGGGTTCTCAGGTACCACGGACATTGTCCGCTATATGCCGAGTATGGTCGAGACGCGCGCGCCCGAGGCGCTTCGTAAAACGCTGGAGTACTGGATCGTGGAGGCGAAAGGCTCGGGCGAGGCAAAGAAGCTGCGCCCCTATGACCTGGAGTACCGAAAGCAAATCGAGAAGGACATCTCTGCCGCATCAGTCGAGTACATATCTCGGCAAGCTGCAGCGAGAGCGCCATTCTTTCTGATGATCGGCTGGACACGGCCGCACTTTCCAAACGATGTTGGGACTGAGTTTGCAGGTAAATCTGGCCTGGGCAAGTATGGGGACAGTGTCATCGAGCTGGACCAGCGTATTGGGGAAGTATTGGGTGCCATCCGTTTTGCGGGCATCGAAGATAACACCATTGTCGTGTTCGTTTCTGACAATGGCCCCACGACCACAGGAGGTGGGATGGAGGAACTCTATGTCGGCGATCCAGGGCCATTCCGCGGCGAGCTGGGAGACGCATACGAAGGTTCGATTCGCACCGTCGGCATGATTAAGTGGCCTGGCAAGATCGCACCGCGCGTCTCCAACGAGATGTTCGCCATTCACGACTTCTTGCCGACATTCGCCGCACTGCTTGGCGCGCAGGTGCCTACGGACCGTCCAATAGACGGAGTGGATCAGCACCCCTTCCTGCTCGGCAAACAAGCCCATTCAAACCGAGAGCACCTCCTCACATTCATAGGTGATCGCCTCGTCGCGGTGCGGTGGCGGCAGTGGCGTATCTATCCAGTGGAGTTCCTCGGTTCGCGTACGAACCCTTCGACCGGCGGTTATCTGGGCACGATGCGTGAGACGGCGGGGTATCCACAAATCTACAATATCGAGGCCGACCCGAAAGAGCAGCTCAACGTGGGCCATCTGAACGGGTGGGTCATGGCCCCCTACCTGCGACTGGTGGAGCAGTATCGAGCGTCGCTAAAAAAATATCCCAATCCGCCTGCACCGAACCTGACCGACATTCGGTAA
- a CDS encoding YtxH domain-containing protein — protein MSEQENQVAKAAALIAGGAVIGAGLGLLFAPQTGVETRRSISRYARKAQVQTSRWGKAIKSGVEGALDRKAGKEKSCEQERPQLTAVLN, from the coding sequence ATGTCGGAGCAGGAGAATCAGGTCGCCAAGGCAGCAGCACTTATCGCCGGTGGGGCGGTCATCGGAGCAGGACTCGGGCTCCTCTTCGCTCCACAGACCGGTGTGGAAACTCGTCGAAGCATCAGCCGCTATGCCCGCAAGGCGCAGGTGCAGACCAGCCGATGGGGCAAGGCAATCAAGTCGGGAGTGGAGGGAGCGCTGGACCGCAAAGCCGGGAAAGAGAAGAGCTGTGAGCAAGAACGGCCACAACTGACTGCTGTGTTGAACTAA
- a CDS encoding metallopeptidase family protein has translation MLRTIEVARREHISSEAFAHLVQQAIADLPTPYAKLMESIAVVVEEEPPEEVLRDLDLDRADDLLGLYQGQSLAADSFFRPGGEQPPQISIYRGPILRICESPEEVVQEVYDTVVHELGHHVGLDDDEMPY, from the coding sequence GTGTTGAGGACAATTGAAGTGGCCAGGCGCGAGCATATCTCATCTGAAGCCTTTGCCCACCTGGTTCAACAGGCGATTGCTGATCTGCCAACCCCTTACGCCAAGCTGATGGAATCGATCGCCGTCGTGGTGGAGGAAGAACCGCCGGAAGAGGTGTTGCGGGATCTGGATCTGGACAGAGCGGACGATCTACTCGGTCTCTATCAAGGCCAGTCGCTGGCGGCTGATTCGTTCTTCAGGCCGGGCGGGGAACAACCGCCTCAGATTTCCATCTATCGAGGACCGATTCTCCGCATCTGTGAGAGTCCGGAAGAAGTGGTGCAGGAAGTGTACGACACGGTCGTGCACGAGTTGGGCCACCATGTGGGGCTGGACGATGACGAGATGCCGTACTAA
- a CDS encoding thioredoxin family protein — MPNITLLVSPSCGACPSAKSLWKQLRVKYSFSYREVDITTKDGQELADRHSVRAVPATIIDGRLTFVGVPSRESAEKAIQLKIKQREG, encoded by the coding sequence ATGCCGAACATCACGTTACTCGTGTCGCCCAGTTGTGGAGCCTGTCCCTCTGCCAAGAGCCTGTGGAAGCAGCTGAGGGTTAAATACAGCTTCTCCTATCGGGAAGTTGATATTACGACGAAAGACGGTCAGGAACTGGCCGACCGCCATTCCGTCAGAGCAGTCCCTGCAACGATTATCGATGGACGATTGACCTTCGTCGGGGTGCCGAGCCGCGAGAGCGCTGAGAAGGCCATTCAATTGAAGATTAAACAGCGGGAAGGCTGA
- a CDS encoding leucine zipper domain-containing protein: MSWIARRLRRSREWGHKWIRRYRQGGPTWFLERSRRPHQIARRVSATFEQAVIRTHARLTSPRNPLGFYGAEAIAHELADVGVSPVHSIRTIHRILARHQLVTRRRRDRSRRGPSLPTPPARRQNDVHQLDFIVGHYLGARRPVVILNRKDIATGLVGGTEEPDRRVQRVLAFLTRDWHRHGRPRFVQMDNDMSLTGGRFYPRSLGQLIRFCLACRVIPVFTPERQPAANARVERYNGLWQEKVWQRYRFRTLRHLRARSHAFQVAYNTYLTRRLIHQGQYARLNGPRCPLPVPFRMPHPLPLCRGQIWVIRRIDENGHIQVFNETIRLPPRYAHEFVRVVIRTGPQTLSVYWTASQQGRLKRIVHRAYRLREKACTPLL; this comes from the coding sequence ATCAGTTGGATTGCCCGACGACTGCGACGAAGTCGGGAGTGGGGGCACAAATGGATCCGGCGGTATCGCCAAGGAGGCCCGACGTGGTTTTTGGAGCGATCCCGACGACCGCACCAGATAGCCCGGCGTGTGTCGGCCACGTTCGAGCAGGCGGTCATCCGAACGCATGCTCGGCTCACCAGTCCGCGCAATCCGCTTGGGTTTTACGGCGCGGAAGCGATCGCACACGAGTTGGCCGATGTGGGGGTGTCCCCCGTGCACAGTATCCGCACCATTCACCGAATCTTGGCCCGGCACCAGCTGGTCACGCGCAGGCGACGGGACCGATCTCGGCGCGGTCCCAGCTTGCCCACTCCTCCGGCCCGGCGCCAGAACGACGTGCACCAACTCGACTTCATTGTCGGGCATTATCTGGGAGCTCGGCGGCCCGTCGTCATCTTGAACCGCAAGGACATAGCCACGGGGCTGGTCGGCGGGACCGAGGAACCCGACCGACGAGTCCAGCGCGTGCTGGCGTTTCTGACGCGGGACTGGCACCGTCATGGCCGGCCTCGGTTTGTCCAAATGGACAACGACATGAGCTTGACGGGCGGCCGGTTCTATCCTCGCAGTCTGGGGCAACTGATCCGATTCTGCTTGGCCTGTCGAGTCATCCCGGTCTTTACGCCCGAGCGGCAACCCGCCGCCAACGCCCGCGTCGAACGCTACAACGGCCTCTGGCAGGAGAAGGTCTGGCAGCGGTATCGCTTCCGCACCCTGCGGCACCTGCGGGCTCGGTCGCACGCCTTTCAGGTGGCCTACAACACCTATCTCACACGCAGGCTGATCCATCAGGGGCAGTACGCGCGCTTGAACGGCCCTCGGTGCCCGTTGCCCGTGCCCTTCCGTATGCCCCACCCGTTGCCACTCTGTCGCGGACAGATCTGGGTGATCAGGAGAATCGATGAAAACGGCCACATCCAGGTGTTCAACGAAACGATTCGGCTCCCCCCGCGCTATGCCCATGAGTTTGTCCGCGTGGTCATTCGGACCGGCCCGCAAACTCTTTCGGTGTACTGGACTGCGTCCCAACAGGGGCGCCTCAAACGGATTGTGCATCGAGCCTATCGCCTCCGTGAAAAGGCCTGCACTCCTTTGCTCTGA
- a CDS encoding UvrD-helicase domain-containing protein: MNNDLLISDRMARESAETTFDRNVVVVAGAGTGKTTLLVNRLVYLLMKEPNPVLITQVVALTFTNKAATEMKVRLRERLAVLTMPEADSIRSSDGGAVSCSDLQARYRLSVDTIAARAQAALNDIEKTQIGTLHSFAAHLLRLHPLESGVDPDFKEDDGLRFEEQFTAAWDCWLDQELSRAGQQHHLWRSVLSSTTLEAVSALARSLCSELIDLGILQEQVESTAVTPAILHWIQQMEDRANQLMKTYDRPKRRKVEHMLAATASLMRLVAAKGLSGRQDLTTAEREWLDKDLGSAVSGWEKGDFKEAAALIQTAQQLLSVDHACLNDLLTLLIPLVRNIRETFARQGWLSFDGLLARARTLLFEHPSVRERIKRDYRAVLVDEFQDTDPVQYEIILAVSERQGRQAVHWHEMVLEPGKLFIVGDPKQSIYAFRRADIEAFDRVVEKITAEGGIVQTLTTNFRSDAAVLEPVNEVFDRLFERRQLVQPGNVRLEVRPQRRPASIEPGVRLCVTTPDGEDETFDAAGATRAESEVLARWLNDEVLSRPSVKPGHVALLFRKLTHADAYLDALRRHDIPYVIEGEKHFYRRQEVIDLVNLLRVLDHPHDEIALTGLLRSPLGGLTDRELYELKQAGHFNYLRASRLEGWPHARAAAVRRLYEHLAWLHRALPVLPLAEAIELMFDRLPILDLAAASLHGEQAVANLMKVKQTAASLADRPHMTLSGFVGLMIARLEEQPDESESPLAEESLEAVHVLTIHKAKGLEFPIVVLPGLHQGSGRERAVPQVSYDWSSGTYGLVLDRHWSLGSLLVHHKLRLREEAERRRVLYVGMTRAKELLLLSGGITARSIGETVFELLQNIGMGEIGTDSTEALQIGKSAIPHRVIRAPERKWPRRRLHRTTGAASVDPQDIAERWKVRTIRWTEVRETPPHLTPTTLGRRVVTNMRETMPVRQDAVIGRVVGVVTHCLLERWDFVQDPAGLLAQVDPALQKALGPDDQSITGAVAESVSELLATFGRSEAYARLRSSQILGREVPFIVPWGDRQVMEGVIDLIYRLDGELWVADYKTDVVSPDQASARAEQYRTQSEVYKTAVRQSLGVETVRFHYLFLRCATAVEL; the protein is encoded by the coding sequence ATGAATAACGATCTGTTGATATCGGACCGCATGGCTCGAGAGTCGGCCGAGACGACGTTCGATCGCAACGTGGTCGTCGTAGCCGGGGCTGGGACAGGCAAGACGACCTTACTCGTAAATCGTCTCGTGTATTTGCTCATGAAAGAGCCCAATCCGGTCCTGATTACGCAGGTCGTCGCCTTGACGTTCACCAACAAGGCGGCGACCGAAATGAAAGTACGGTTGCGCGAACGGCTTGCGGTTCTCACCATGCCGGAGGCCGATTCGATACGATCAAGCGATGGGGGGGCTGTCTCATGCAGCGATCTTCAAGCAAGGTATCGATTGAGCGTCGACACAATTGCCGCGCGTGCTCAGGCGGCGCTTAACGACATTGAAAAGACCCAGATCGGTACCCTCCACAGTTTCGCCGCGCACTTATTACGACTCCATCCGCTGGAGAGCGGAGTCGATCCTGATTTCAAAGAAGACGACGGCTTGCGATTTGAAGAACAGTTCACCGCCGCGTGGGATTGCTGGCTCGACCAGGAATTGAGCCGAGCCGGACAACAGCATCATCTGTGGCGATCGGTCTTGTCGTCGACCACTCTCGAAGCGGTCAGCGCGTTGGCCAGGTCCTTGTGCAGCGAGTTAATTGATCTCGGTATTCTGCAAGAACAAGTCGAATCGACGGCAGTGACGCCGGCCATCTTGCATTGGATCCAGCAGATGGAAGACCGGGCGAATCAGCTCATGAAAACCTATGATCGGCCGAAGCGCCGTAAGGTCGAGCATATGCTTGCTGCGACGGCGTCTTTGATGCGGCTCGTGGCAGCAAAAGGGTTGTCAGGCCGGCAAGACTTGACGACGGCGGAACGAGAATGGCTCGACAAGGATCTCGGAAGCGCCGTGAGCGGATGGGAGAAGGGCGATTTCAAAGAGGCCGCCGCCCTCATCCAAACGGCGCAACAGCTTCTGTCGGTCGACCATGCATGCTTGAACGATCTCTTGACCCTGCTCATCCCGCTCGTGCGGAACATACGCGAAACCTTTGCTCGACAAGGCTGGCTTTCGTTTGATGGGTTGCTGGCACGGGCACGGACGCTCCTCTTCGAACATCCGTCTGTCCGTGAACGGATCAAACGGGACTATCGAGCCGTACTGGTCGATGAATTTCAGGACACAGACCCGGTCCAGTACGAAATCATTCTTGCGGTCTCGGAGCGGCAAGGACGCCAGGCCGTTCACTGGCATGAGATGGTGCTCGAACCAGGGAAGCTCTTCATTGTCGGAGATCCCAAACAGTCGATCTATGCCTTTCGGCGTGCCGACATCGAAGCCTTCGATCGGGTTGTGGAGAAAATCACGGCTGAGGGTGGAATAGTCCAGACGTTGACGACGAACTTCAGAAGCGATGCGGCTGTCTTGGAGCCGGTGAATGAAGTCTTCGATCGGCTGTTCGAACGACGGCAGCTGGTCCAGCCGGGGAATGTCCGATTGGAAGTACGCCCCCAACGACGACCTGCCTCGATCGAGCCGGGAGTTCGTCTCTGCGTGACCACGCCGGATGGTGAAGACGAGACATTTGATGCGGCAGGGGCGACAAGGGCCGAGAGCGAAGTGCTGGCTCGCTGGCTGAACGACGAGGTCCTGAGTCGCCCATCCGTGAAACCGGGCCATGTGGCGCTGCTGTTCAGAAAACTCACCCACGCCGATGCCTACCTCGATGCCTTGCGCCGGCACGATATCCCCTACGTCATCGAAGGGGAGAAACATTTCTATCGCCGTCAAGAGGTCATCGACCTCGTTAATCTGCTGCGGGTCTTGGATCATCCTCATGACGAGATTGCCTTGACCGGTCTCCTTCGTTCACCACTTGGTGGTCTAACGGATCGGGAACTCTATGAGCTCAAGCAGGCGGGGCATTTCAATTATCTCCGCGCGTCGCGTTTGGAGGGATGGCCCCACGCCCGTGCCGCTGCAGTTCGGCGACTGTACGAACATCTAGCTTGGCTACACCGGGCTCTCCCTGTGCTTCCATTGGCCGAGGCCATCGAGCTGATGTTTGACCGATTACCCATCCTCGACTTAGCCGCAGCCTCCCTCCATGGCGAACAGGCCGTGGCGAATCTCATGAAGGTCAAACAGACGGCTGCGTCATTGGCCGACCGGCCCCACATGACCCTGAGTGGGTTTGTGGGTCTCATGATCGCCAGGCTGGAAGAACAACCGGACGAATCGGAGAGCCCTCTCGCCGAGGAGTCGCTGGAAGCTGTGCATGTCTTGACGATTCATAAGGCCAAGGGGCTGGAGTTTCCCATTGTTGTGTTGCCGGGCCTCCATCAAGGGAGCGGACGAGAGCGGGCTGTGCCGCAGGTCTCTTACGATTGGTCGAGCGGAACCTATGGGCTTGTCCTGGACCGTCATTGGTCTCTCGGCTCGCTGCTGGTCCATCACAAGCTGCGGCTGCGAGAAGAGGCGGAGCGACGACGGGTGCTCTATGTGGGGATGACGAGGGCTAAAGAGTTGTTGCTGTTATCAGGAGGAATCACGGCACGCTCGATTGGCGAAACGGTGTTCGAGCTGCTGCAGAACATCGGCATGGGGGAGATTGGAACCGACTCGACTGAAGCCTTGCAGATCGGCAAGAGCGCGATTCCCCATCGAGTGATCAGGGCACCGGAACGAAAGTGGCCTCGTCGACGTTTGCACCGAACAACTGGCGCGGCGTCGGTCGATCCGCAGGACATTGCTGAACGGTGGAAAGTAAGGACTATTCGATGGACCGAAGTTCGTGAGACCCCACCTCATCTGACGCCCACAACGTTGGGCAGGCGGGTGGTGACGAACATGCGTGAAACCATGCCCGTTCGACAGGATGCTGTGATCGGACGGGTGGTTGGTGTCGTGACTCACTGTCTACTCGAACGATGGGATTTTGTACAGGATCCTGCCGGATTACTTGCTCAGGTTGATCCTGCCCTTCAGAAGGCCCTTGGACCGGACGACCAGTCCATTACTGGAGCGGTCGCTGAATCTGTGAGTGAGCTTCTGGCGACGTTCGGTCGATCGGAGGCCTATGCACGTCTCCGCTCATCCCAGATCCTCGGCCGTGAAGTTCCGTTCATTGTGCCGTGGGGGGACAGACAGGTCATGGAAGGAGTCATCGACCTCATCTACCGATTGGATGGAGAGCTCTGGGTAGCCGACTATAAGACGGATGTCGTATCGCCGGATCAAGCGTCGGCTCGGGCCGAACAGTACCGTACACAGAGTGAGGTCTATAAAACTGCAGTCCGACAAAGCCTTGGAGTTGAAACAGTTCGTTTCCACTATCTGTTCCTTCGCTGTGCGACGGCAGTAGAATTGTAG
- a CDS encoding exodeoxyribonuclease V subunit gamma, with translation MLRVVTGRFHPDLESALVERLTRIKASDPLAPIAIFVPSKPLVDRIRTLLAVEHRLSLLNLQVLTFHQLALRLAGEVPPAHPLPRIVDELFFEQLVRHIVRSKLSSQGPLQRLRQSSGTWGALWATIRDLKDADVDPAQALQGLREGYFEEEDREWLGALISLYAAVREAGKTLGVGTQEDLADSLIPVVSTATFLQPLKEVFYYGFYDLTQVQLSLFETISRAKDTTLFFPLEDVPVCGFARRFFDRYIQPLVRSDEAMIRLEQESSTVAEHPVQLTIRSVIGAEEELAAACRMILDLVETNGYRFDEIGVTARTLDLYSLHLQSIFDRHRIPFRTTASQPLIQEPICKVVLQLASLPLNDLYRASVLDVVTSPLYVTDLHDELSESYRPEQWKLLVQALHITHGVEEWKRLEQASQASLMLEGEESLVDSTAIAPEVISLLWQVVSQLAQDCSALPSRGPIGRMVTACRALVDRRLRRPESVESTTEAVQLARQAVTWEAIDRIWGSLMELESLNEELTWAEFVELLTHTFERTTRSLQDGSPQGVMVCDVMAARGVPFQALFVLGLNEKVFPRFIREDAFLRDCHRLVLDATLGFKIDEKLIAYGEEALLFHLCCQAASQRLYLSYQRADESGRMLAVSPYLGEARRRFGQDEQPIDVVPRRLTDRVLQRPTIKLFLPPAELSQWLVINGQDPTDLVQALGRDADTFRHAASALDRIEEEGAMLNLFDGITGMVESHWTRVVERGLSPTPLERYARCPFQYFAADVLRLEPSRVALEQEPEVALVGTLCHAALRRVYEQLVQVGWPTAPVADSLVQQTILAAVEQATADVGARHRTGHYLLWELAKELIRTLVIAAVEADETEQLEHPYSPVAFEADGEGTVPGIIDEGLLKIRGRVDRLDRNRTTGALRVVDYKFKVGSSMKPEDRNLAQSAVRGYRLQPPLYSWLTVPGQPTPSQVQFLFLAPRWSTTISRSTFEAVSWSSDTGTVIQNTIRTLVDGIHAGRFFILPDGYCDGCDFRVVCRREHAPTWWRAHRAAEPKTLKMLRLQKHADE, from the coding sequence ATGTTGCGGGTCGTGACCGGTCGGTTTCATCCTGATCTAGAATCCGCTCTGGTCGAGCGTCTCACGCGTATCAAAGCAAGCGATCCCCTTGCGCCCATCGCGATTTTCGTTCCATCCAAGCCATTAGTCGATCGAATTCGCACCCTTCTCGCTGTCGAGCACCGGCTGTCGCTCCTGAACCTTCAGGTCTTGACCTTCCATCAATTGGCTCTGCGACTGGCTGGAGAGGTACCTCCTGCCCACCCGCTGCCGCGGATCGTGGACGAGCTGTTCTTCGAACAATTGGTCCGCCACATTGTTCGCAGCAAGCTCTCCAGCCAGGGTCCTTTACAACGGCTCAGACAATCCTCAGGGACATGGGGCGCACTCTGGGCGACGATACGCGATTTGAAGGATGCCGATGTCGATCCAGCCCAAGCGCTGCAAGGCCTCCGTGAAGGGTACTTCGAAGAAGAGGACCGAGAGTGGCTCGGCGCGCTCATTTCACTCTACGCGGCGGTGAGGGAAGCGGGCAAGACGCTCGGGGTCGGAACGCAGGAGGATCTGGCTGACTCGCTCATCCCCGTTGTCTCGACGGCTACGTTCCTCCAACCATTGAAGGAAGTGTTCTATTACGGGTTCTACGATCTGACTCAGGTGCAGCTGTCTCTCTTTGAAACTATCAGCCGAGCGAAGGACACGACATTGTTCTTTCCGCTGGAGGATGTTCCGGTCTGTGGATTCGCCCGACGGTTTTTCGATCGTTACATCCAGCCGTTGGTGAGGTCGGACGAGGCGATGATCCGATTGGAACAGGAATCCTCTACGGTGGCCGAACATCCCGTCCAGCTCACCATTCGGAGCGTAATCGGGGCAGAAGAGGAATTGGCCGCAGCCTGCCGCATGATTCTCGATCTTGTCGAAACAAACGGCTATCGATTCGACGAAATCGGCGTCACCGCCAGGACGCTCGATCTCTATAGCCTGCATCTCCAATCGATCTTCGATCGCCATCGCATCCCCTTTCGGACGACTGCGTCGCAGCCGTTGATTCAAGAACCGATCTGCAAGGTCGTGTTGCAGCTGGCTTCCCTGCCGTTGAACGATTTGTATCGCGCGTCGGTCCTCGATGTTGTGACGTCTCCGCTCTACGTCACGGATTTGCATGACGAGCTGTCGGAGTCATACCGGCCCGAGCAGTGGAAGCTGCTCGTTCAAGCCCTACACATCACTCACGGAGTCGAGGAGTGGAAACGGTTGGAGCAGGCGAGTCAAGCTTCACTGATGCTGGAAGGCGAGGAGAGTCTCGTTGATTCTACGGCTATTGCGCCGGAGGTGATCAGTTTACTGTGGCAGGTGGTCTCACAGCTCGCACAGGACTGCTCGGCCCTTCCATCACGAGGCCCGATCGGCCGGATGGTCACGGCTTGTCGGGCTCTCGTTGATCGGCGTCTGCGTCGGCCTGAGTCAGTGGAATCGACCACCGAAGCTGTGCAGCTTGCTCGCCAGGCCGTGACGTGGGAGGCCATCGATCGTATTTGGGGCAGCCTTATGGAATTGGAGTCGCTCAATGAGGAGCTCACTTGGGCCGAATTTGTCGAATTGCTGACGCATACCTTCGAGCGGACGACGAGGTCTTTGCAGGATGGCTCACCACAGGGGGTGATGGTGTGTGACGTCATGGCGGCTCGCGGGGTGCCGTTCCAAGCCCTATTCGTCCTCGGCCTGAACGAAAAAGTCTTTCCGCGTTTTATCCGAGAGGACGCATTTCTGCGTGATTGCCATCGGCTGGTGCTCGACGCCACGCTCGGATTTAAGATCGACGAAAAATTGATCGCGTATGGAGAAGAGGCCTTGCTCTTCCACCTGTGTTGTCAGGCTGCCTCCCAGCGTCTGTACCTATCCTATCAACGGGCCGATGAATCGGGGCGCATGCTGGCCGTCTCTCCCTATCTCGGAGAAGCTCGCCGTCGGTTCGGCCAGGATGAGCAACCGATAGATGTAGTGCCTCGTCGCCTGACGGATCGGGTGTTGCAGCGGCCGACGATCAAACTGTTCCTGCCGCCGGCTGAGCTGAGTCAGTGGTTGGTGATCAATGGGCAAGACCCGACCGATCTGGTACAGGCGCTCGGGCGTGACGCGGACACCTTCCGCCATGCGGCATCGGCGCTCGATCGAATCGAAGAGGAGGGCGCAATGCTGAATCTCTTCGATGGAATAACAGGGATGGTCGAGTCCCATTGGACGCGAGTTGTCGAACGGGGCCTCTCCCCGACGCCGCTCGAACGGTATGCGCGCTGTCCCTTTCAATATTTCGCTGCCGATGTGCTGCGACTCGAGCCGAGTCGCGTTGCGCTCGAACAGGAACCGGAGGTGGCGTTGGTCGGTACGCTTTGCCACGCTGCATTACGCCGTGTCTATGAACAGCTGGTGCAGGTCGGGTGGCCGACCGCACCGGTGGCGGACAGCCTGGTGCAACAGACGATCCTTGCGGCGGTGGAACAGGCGACGGCAGACGTGGGGGCACGACATCGGACTGGCCATTATCTGCTGTGGGAATTGGCGAAAGAACTGATTAGGACGCTGGTGATTGCGGCGGTGGAGGCGGATGAAACGGAACAGCTCGAACACCCGTACTCACCTGTCGCATTTGAAGCGGACGGAGAAGGAACGGTTCCCGGCATCATCGATGAGGGATTATTGAAGATCCGTGGTCGCGTCGATCGGCTCGATCGGAATCGGACCACCGGCGCATTACGCGTGGTCGATTACAAGTTCAAGGTCGGCTCATCCATGAAACCGGAGGACCGCAATCTGGCTCAGTCCGCGGTCCGTGGGTATCGGCTGCAACCACCACTCTATAGTTGGCTCACCGTTCCCGGACAGCCCACACCGAGCCAGGTGCAGTTTCTGTTTCTCGCTCCTCGGTGGTCAACAACGATCAGTCGCTCGACGTTTGAGGCGGTGTCATGGTCATCCGATACCGGCACAGTCATCCAGAACACGATCAGAACGTTGGTGGACGGCATCCATGCCGGACGATTTTTTATTCTTCCGGACGGCTATTGCGACGGATGTGACTTTCGTGTGGTCTGTCGGCGAGAACATGCTCCGACTTGGTGGAGAGCCCATCGCGCGGCCGAACCAAAAACGCTGAAGATGCTGCGCCTACAGAAGCATGCCGATGAATAA
- the lgt gene encoding prolipoprotein diacylglyceryl transferase has product MGPAAAIPYPNIDPVLVALGPIQLRWYGLMYLIGLTAAYFLIQHKVARKELAIRKDQIYDMVVYAAFGVFLGGRIGYTLFYNFSYYIQNPLKLLAVWEGGMSFHGGLLGTIIALIWFSRRQGIPAYTIADLAACVTPIGLGFGRIGNFINGELFGRSTDVGWCMVFPAGGPACRHPSQLYEATLEGLVLFTALWWIDRRPTPPGAVFWSFITGYGISRLIVELFREPDQHLGFILGPITMGQVLSLPMVLVGALMLILGYQRERQKVACSGQ; this is encoded by the coding sequence ATGGGTCCCGCAGCCGCCATCCCCTACCCCAACATCGATCCAGTTCTTGTGGCGCTGGGCCCCATCCAGCTCCGCTGGTATGGGTTGATGTACCTGATCGGCCTGACCGCGGCTTATTTCCTTATCCAACACAAAGTTGCCAGAAAGGAACTGGCGATCAGGAAGGACCAGATCTACGACATGGTCGTCTACGCTGCGTTCGGCGTATTTCTCGGTGGGCGCATCGGCTACACACTGTTTTACAATTTTTCCTACTACATCCAAAACCCGCTGAAACTCCTCGCGGTCTGGGAAGGAGGCATGTCCTTCCACGGTGGGCTCCTCGGAACCATCATTGCCCTGATCTGGTTCAGCCGAAGGCAAGGAATTCCTGCCTATACCATCGCAGACTTGGCGGCCTGCGTCACACCGATCGGCTTGGGGTTCGGTCGGATCGGAAACTTCATCAACGGTGAACTCTTCGGTCGGTCAACCGACGTGGGCTGGTGCATGGTCTTTCCAGCGGGAGGCCCTGCTTGCCGCCATCCTTCGCAATTGTATGAGGCAACGCTGGAAGGTCTTGTCTTGTTCACAGCATTATGGTGGATCGATCGACGTCCGACCCCGCCCGGAGCGGTCTTCTGGAGTTTCATCACCGGTTACGGTATCAGCCGACTGATCGTTGAACTCTTCCGTGAACCGGATCAGCACCTAGGTTTCATCTTGGGACCGATCACCATGGGTCAAGTCCTCTCCCTGCCCATGGTACTAGTTGGGGCCCTCATGCTGATCTTGGGTTACCAAAGAGAAAGACAGAAGGTCGCGTGCTCTGGACAGTGA